One Archangium violaceum genomic window, CCCCACGTGCCCGCGCGGCTGCGGCCCGTGCTCGACCGCGAGGGGAGCTGTGACTTCTCACTCGACCTGCGCCAGGCGGGCCGCTTCCGCGTCAACATCTCCCGCCAGCGCACCGGCTACAAGGGCTGCTTCCGCCTCATCCCCCGCGAGATTCCCACCCTCGAGTCGCTCGGCCTGCCGGCGGACATCGCCAAGGCCACCCACCACCATCAGGGTCTCATCGTCGTGACCGGCCCCTCCGGCCACGGCAAGACGAGCACGCTCGCGGCCATCGTGGACATCATCAACCGCGAGACGACGCACCACGTGCTCACGGTGGAGGATCCGGTGGAGTACCTGCACCCGCGCAAGAAGGCGCTGCTGAGCCAGCGCGAGGTGGGCACGCACACCAAGACCTTCGCCACCGCCCTCAAGGGCAGCCTGCGCGAGGACCCGGACGTCATCCTGGTGGGCGAGCTGCGTGACACCGAGACGGTCCGCATGGCGCTGGCCGCCAGTGAGACGGGCCACCTGCTCATCTCCACGATGAACACGCCCAGCGCGGCGAAGACGATCGACCGGCTCATCGACCTCTTCCCGCCAGGAGACCAGGCCCAGGTGCGCATGACGCTCGCCAGCAGCCTGCGCCTCATCGTCAGCCAGCGGCTGCTGCCGAGCGCGGACCGCCAGCACCTGGTGGCCGCCGCCGAGCTGCTCCCGGGCTCGGTGGCCCTGGGCAACCTCATCCGCGACAACAAGACGTACCAGATTCCCTCCCTGCAGCAGCGTGGCAAGTCGCTCGGCATCGTGCGCTTCGACGACTCGCTCGCCGACCTGGTGCGCGCCGGGAAGACGACGCTGGAGATAGCGAAGGACTACGCCGAGAGCCCCGATGAGCTGGAGGCCATGGTGACGGGCAAGCGGCCCGGCGCGCCTCCCGAGCCCCCCTCCTCGCCCGACGGCGCCAAGCAGCTGCTGTCCAAGGTGGGCAATCTCCTCAACCGCAAGAGCGCCTGACCATGAGCTCCGCCCCGCGCATCGCCGCCCTCTTCGACAAGCTCCTCGAGCACAAGGGGAGCGACCTGCACCTGAGCATCGGCCATCCGCCCCTGGGCCGCATCCGCGGGGAGCTCACCCCGCTGCGCGAGGCCCTCCTCACCCAGCCCGAGATGGAGGCGATGCTCTTCGAGCTCACCTCCCCCGAGCAGAAGCGGCACATCACCGAGGAGCTCGACCTCGACTTCGCCTACAGCTACGGCACCCGGGCGCGCTTCCGCGCCAACTACTTCTACAAGACGACGGGACTGGCGGCCGTCTTCCGCACCATTCCCTCCAAGGTGCTGTCCCTGGCGGAGCTCAACGCCCCGGAGGTGGTGCGCAAGCTCGCCGAGCGCCGCAGCGGACTGGTGCTCGTCACCGGACCCACCGGCAGCGGCAAGTCCACCACGCTGGCGGGGATGATCCACCACATCAACCACACCCGCTCGGCGCACATCCTCACCATCGAGGATCCGGTGGAGTTCGTGCACGAGTCGGTGAAGTCCCAGGTGACGCACCGCGAGGTGGGCATCCACGCCTCCAACTTCGCCACCGCCATCCGCTCGGCGGGCCGCGAGGACCCCAACGTCATCCTCATCGGAGAGCTGCGCACCAACGAGACGATGAAGCTGGCACTGCAGCTGGCCAGCTTCGGCGTGCTGGTGATGGCCACGGTGCACACCAACAGCGCACCGGCCACCATCGACCGCATCATCAACTCCTTCCCCGCCGAGGAGCAGCCCCAGGTGCGCGGCATGCTCGCCGAGGGCCTCGTGGGCATCGTCGCCCAGCAGCTCATCCGCACCGCGGACGGCAAGGGACGAGTGGCCGCGCTGGAGATCCTCATCGGCACGAGCGCCATCGCGGCGATGATCCGCGAGGGGAAGGTGTTCCAGATCGCGAGCAAGATGCAGGCGAGCCAGAACCTGGGCATGCAGACGCTGGACATGCACCTGGAGAGGCTGGTGGCCGCGAACACCATCACCCCCGAGGCCGCCCTGGAGAAGGCACAGGACAAGGAGGCCTTCGCCAAGGTGCTCCAGCGCCTCAAGCCGGAGTTCCAGGCGCCCGAGTTCGACACCGGGGAGACGGGCGGCGGGCACTGAGCCCCACGCGAACACGTGAGGGGCTGGGAGTCACGCTCCCGACGTGACGTCCGAGACACTGGTGGCCGTCAGGGCCCGATCGAACCACTGGTCAAGAAGTGCCGGGTCCCTGCACGCCAGGATGAGCTCGCGCGTGTTGTCGTCCATGCGAACGCCACGCGCGATGAGAATCCGAAGCACACTCTCCGCACGCCCTTCGAGGATGCCCTTCTGGCGGCCCTGTTCGATGAGCTCCTCACCTACGGTCATCATCAGTTCCTCCATTCGCTGCGCACCTGCCACGGAACGTAGCACTTCCCGTTCGCCGTCCAGCGCGGCGTACCAACGAGGCCTCGCGACGGACCCGCTGACAAGGCCCCGTCCGCTCCGGCACACCTCGTCCCGAGCGGGAGACGCTCAGTACTCGATGTCGTCCTCGGACGTGCCGTTGAACCAGGCGCTCAGCGCGCCGAGCTGGTCGATACGCCGCGCCGGCGGAAGGCTCGTGAGGAAGGCGCGCCCGTAGTTCTTGGTGACGATGCGCCTGTCCAGCATCGCCACGATGCCCCGGTCCGCCCTCGTCCGGATGAGCCGGCCGAAGCCCTGCCTCAGCGCCAGCGCCGCCTGCGGAAGCTGGTAGCCCCCGAAGGCCTCCTCGCCCCGAGCCTCGAGCTGGCGGATGCGCGCCGCCACCACCGGATCCCCCGGCGAGGCGAACGGCAGCCGATCGATGATCACCAGGCTCAGCGCGTCCCCCGGCACGTCCACGCCCTCCCAGAAGCTGTGCGCCGCGAAGAGCACGCTGGGTTGCTCGCGGAAGGCCTCCAGCAGCTGCTGCTTGGGCCGCTCCCCCTGCAACAACACCTGGTAGGGCAGCCGGTTGCGCGCGAGCCCGTGCGCCCGCTCCATGTTGCGCAACGAGGTGAAGAGCACGAAGGCCCGGCCTCCCGTCACCTCGCACAGCCGGATGATCTCCTCCGACGCCGCCTCGATGAAGCCAGGGGCCGCCGGGTCCGGCAGGTGCGTGGGCAGGTACAGCGCCGACTGGTGCTCGAAGTCGAAGGGGCTGGGCACCGAGACCGTGCGCACGCTCGCCACCGGCACCCCGTCCTCGTCATACAGCCCCATGCGCCGCGCGAAGAAGTCGAAGCGGCCCTCCGCCGCCAGCGTCGCCGAGGTGAACACCACCGTGTCCACTCCTCCGTAGAGGCGCTCCTGCAGCTCCCGGGCAATCTCGATGGGGCTCGCGCGCAGGAAGACGCCCCGCCCCCGCGCCTCCGCCCAGTACACGTGGTCGTTCGACTCCACCTTCTCCAGGAAGGACAGGTCCGCCACCAGCTCCGCGCACCGGCGCGTGAGCAACGTCAGCTCCGGCTCCCGCTCCGTCGTGGTGAAGGCCGACAGCGCCGAGAGCGACTCCTTCACCTGCTCGAGCGAGTTCGACAGCAGCGCCAGCCGCTCGGGCTTGAGCGCCACCGCGCCCTCGTTCTCGTGCAGCCCCAGCACCCGCGGCGCCTGAGAGAAGAGCACCTCCGAATGCGTCCGCAGCCGCACCACCAGCGAGGAGAGCATCCCGAAGCGCGAGTCCTCCGTCGACAGCGCGCCCAGCGCGTCGCGCACCAGCTCCTCCAGCCGGAAGCTCGACACCGAGTGACCGAAGTGGCTCCCCGCCGCGTCCTCCAGCGCGTGCGCCTCGTCGAAGATGACCGCGTCGTACTGCGGCAGCACCCCCTCGCCCCGCTGGCCCCGGCCCCTCAGCGCCAGGTCCGCGAAGAAGAGGTGGTGGTTCACCACCAGCAGGTCCGCCGACTCCGCCGCCCTCCTCACCCGCGTCACGAAGCAGTTCTCGTACAGCGGGCACTTCGAGCCCAGGCACGTGTCCGACGTCGTCGACAGCCGGCCCCACGCACTGAAGGACTCGGGCAGCTCCAGCTCGCTCCGGTCCCCCGTCTCCGTCCGGCTCGCCCACGTCTTCAGGTGCTTCCAGTACCGGCCCTCCTCCCGCGTGGCGAACTGGGGATCCTTGCTGAACGACTCGTAGCGGTGCAGGCACAGGTAGTTGCTGCGCCCCTTGAGGTACGCCGCCTCGAAGGACAGGCCCATGCGCTCGCGCAGCAACGGCAGATCCTTGAAGAAGATCTGCTCCTGGAGCGTCTTCGTCGCCGTGGACACCACCACCCGCCGGCCCGACAGCAGCGCCGGCACCAGGTAGGCCAGCGTCTTGCCCGTGCCCGTCCCCGCCTCGGCCAGCAGGTAGCCACGCTCGTTGAAGGCCTTCTCCACCGAGCGCGCCATCTGCAGCTGCTCCGGACGGTACTCGTAGGCCTCCAACGCGTTCTGGAGCGCGCCACCGGGGCCGAGCAACGTGTCGACGGAGAGCCGGAGCGAGGGAGCGGGCAGGGACATGGAGGGAGGAGGGGCGGGACGGAGGGGGACGGACACGGGAGGATAACAGCGCGACGCTCGCTCGTCGGGTTTTGTGTCGGAGTGGCCCGGGTGCTCGCCTGAGGGGCTGGAGACGGCCCACCCATCCGTCGGGGCGCCGGGTAGAGGACAGATACGAATTTCGCCCTTCACCCGGCCCTTGTTCGGGTGCACTCGGGGCGCTCGGGAATTAAACTCCTCGTCAAGGAGGGGAGGACGCACTTGGGTCGCCGGCTGCTACATGCGAGCGAACACATCGACATCCACCATGAGGAGTCCGAGGGGTGGCTCTACGTGGACTGGAAGGGCTACCAGTCCGTGGACATGGTGAAGTCCGGCTGCGAGGAGATCCTCCGCCACCTCGCGGCCCTGCGGCTCTCCAAGGTGCTCAACGACAACACCCATGTCTCGGGAATCTGGGTGGGGGCCGCGTACTGGTTGGCCACCTACTGGTTTCCCCGGATGCGCGAGGCCGGGCTCCGCCACTTCGCGTGGGTGCTCTCTCCCTCACGGCTCAGCCAGGTCTCCACGACCACCACCCTGGAGCACGCGGAGCCGAACACGGCCGTGTTGTTCGACGACCTCGCCTCCGCCGTGCACTGGCTTCGGAACGCGGACTCGACGGAGACGAAGGGCCTGCCGTAGGCAGGGGCGCTACTGCGCGGGCGGGTACTTCTGCAGCTTGCGCTGGAGCGAGCGCCGGTGCAGGCCCAGCCGCCTCGCCGCCTCGGAGATGTTGCCGCCACAGTCCGCGAGCACCCGCTGGATGTGCTCCCACTCCGCGCGCGCCAGCGAGGGAGGCTGGAAGTCCTCCGTCACCTGCGTGGGCTCGCCCGGCCCGCGCGAGAAGGCGAGCACCAGGTCGTCCACGTCCGCGGGCTTGGGCAGGTAGTTGAAGGCGCCCAGCTTCACCGCCTCCACCGCGGTGGCGATGCTGCCGTAGCCCGTGAGGACGATG contains:
- a CDS encoding ATP-dependent DNA helicase codes for the protein MSLPAPSLRLSVDTLLGPGGALQNALEAYEYRPEQLQMARSVEKAFNERGYLLAEAGTGTGKTLAYLVPALLSGRRVVVSTATKTLQEQIFFKDLPLLRERMGLSFEAAYLKGRSNYLCLHRYESFSKDPQFATREEGRYWKHLKTWASRTETGDRSELELPESFSAWGRLSTTSDTCLGSKCPLYENCFVTRVRRAAESADLLVVNHHLFFADLALRGRGQRGEGVLPQYDAVIFDEAHALEDAAGSHFGHSVSSFRLEELVRDALGALSTEDSRFGMLSSLVVRLRTHSEVLFSQAPRVLGLHENEGAVALKPERLALLSNSLEQVKESLSALSAFTTTEREPELTLLTRRCAELVADLSFLEKVESNDHVYWAEARGRGVFLRASPIEIARELQERLYGGVDTVVFTSATLAAEGRFDFFARRMGLYDEDGVPVASVRTVSVPSPFDFEHQSALYLPTHLPDPAAPGFIEAASEEIIRLCEVTGGRAFVLFTSLRNMERAHGLARNRLPYQVLLQGERPKQQLLEAFREQPSVLFAAHSFWEGVDVPGDALSLVIIDRLPFASPGDPVVAARIRQLEARGEEAFGGYQLPQAALALRQGFGRLIRTRADRGIVAMLDRRIVTKNYGRAFLTSLPPARRIDQLGALSAWFNGTSEDDIEY
- a CDS encoding response regulator transcription factor; protein product: MTSPTPGHAPTLLLVDDEAVFRERLARAFRERGFEVSTAGSYDEALALATRESPELAVVDLRMPGRSGLELVRALHALDASTRVIVLTGYGSIATAVEAVKLGAFNYLPKPADVDDLVLAFSRGPGEPTQVTEDFQPPSLARAEWEHIQRVLADCGGNISEAARRLGLHRRSLQRKLQKYPPAQ
- a CDS encoding type IV pilus twitching motility protein PilT; the protein is MRSIAELLRHLTRPGVLELALISGRPPMVKTGGGFESVDNVPLTVEGLQATLQGLVGESRASSVCDKPNQWALRVEGVGPIIVGALRRGDVLNVRVVRNELQAAAPTARAPAPTAPRPGPSAAPPATPAASRPAPPPGATPPRSARTGMQILPAERNTPEPPPAPEPPPPAEPAPEAPQGPRIVVRPESASDLMMLLEDARGVGASDLHVIAGRPPLFRIVGELLPHGEPIPPETVETMLLPHVPARLRPVLDREGSCDFSLDLRQAGRFRVNISRQRTGYKGCFRLIPREIPTLESLGLPADIAKATHHHQGLIVVTGPSGHGKTSTLAAIVDIINRETTHHVLTVEDPVEYLHPRKKALLSQREVGTHTKTFATALKGSLREDPDVILVGELRDTETVRMALAASETGHLLISTMNTPSAAKTIDRLIDLFPPGDQAQVRMTLASSLRLIVSQRLLPSADRQHLVAAAELLPGSVALGNLIRDNKTYQIPSLQQRGKSLGIVRFDDSLADLVRAGKTTLEIAKDYAESPDELEAMVTGKRPGAPPEPPSSPDGAKQLLSKVGNLLNRKSA
- a CDS encoding type IV pilus twitching motility protein PilT; protein product: MSSAPRIAALFDKLLEHKGSDLHLSIGHPPLGRIRGELTPLREALLTQPEMEAMLFELTSPEQKRHITEELDLDFAYSYGTRARFRANYFYKTTGLAAVFRTIPSKVLSLAELNAPEVVRKLAERRSGLVLVTGPTGSGKSTTLAGMIHHINHTRSAHILTIEDPVEFVHESVKSQVTHREVGIHASNFATAIRSAGREDPNVILIGELRTNETMKLALQLASFGVLVMATVHTNSAPATIDRIINSFPAEEQPQVRGMLAEGLVGIVAQQLIRTADGKGRVAALEILIGTSAIAAMIREGKVFQIASKMQASQNLGMQTLDMHLERLVAANTITPEAALEKAQDKEAFAKVLQRLKPEFQAPEFDTGETGGGH